GCCGGGACTCCCCCGACGAGCACCGGACGATTGGCAATCGTGAGCAGAGGCCAGATCAGCAGGGCCCCGAAGAGGAGAAAGCACGCGGCGAGAAGTTCCTTGGCCTTCATTGGCCCGCGGGGATTATAGGCGGTCAGCGAGCCCGAGGCAATCCGCGGACAGACAGGCCCGTTAAATAACTCGGAGGGGGGCTCCGCCCCCCTTCCGAAACCTCCCCCCGAACAGATTGCGCCGGCCAAGCCGGCGCTCGAAGCGGAACATTCCTGCTCGCGAGGGTGAACTTACTTGGACAGACTCCTAGCTCGGTTTGGGCAGGAAGCGCTGCATCAGGAGGGTCTGGAAGCCGTCCTCGATGTCCGCCGCCACCGCCTGGGCGACCACCTCAGCCGGGCCGGGGCGCTCCTCCCACTCGCCCTGGCCCCAGCCTTCGAGGTAGGCCTCCTCCTCGGTCGCATTGTCTCTCATGGCGAGGGAGTCGATGAGGTCCTGGAACTTCTGAGACAGCTGGAGACGCACGGTTTGCTCGTCGTCGGCCGCTTCGACGACAGAAGGGATGTTCTTCCAGTGCACGATGCGGAAGCGGGCCATGGTCGGTGCGGCACATTCTATCGAAAAGACGCGCGATTGCTTGACAAAGGTATACCCCACCCCTAGGCTTTGACCGGGAGGCCCACCAATGATCGACACCAAGACGGCGGACAGGGAGCTTCAGACGTATATCCGCCCGCAGACCTTCCCCGTGGCCATTCGGATGCTCAAGCCCGGTGAGCCCATCCCGGAGCGTGCCAAGCGCCCG
The nucleotide sequence above comes from Candidatus Methylomirabilota bacterium. Encoded proteins:
- a CDS encoding virulence factor, whose product is MARFRIVHWKNIPSVVEAADDEQTVRLQLSQKFQDLIDSLAMRDNATEEEAYLEGWGQGEWEERPGPAEVVAQAVAADIEDGFQTLLMQRFLPKPS